The following proteins are co-located in the Pedobacter sp. FW305-3-2-15-E-R2A2 genome:
- the hemN gene encoding oxygen-independent coproporphyrinogen III oxidase: MDSIVSKYHVAAPRYTSYPTVPYWDLTDFNAENWAKSVAQSFKESNDSDGISVYIHLPFCESLCTYCGCNTRITKNHQVEEPYIAAVLKEWQLYLNLFVSRPKIKELHLGGGTPTFFSAENLQILIEGILNYADLHEDAEFSFEGHPGNTNPEHLSTLNKLGFRRLSLGIQDFDPTVQLIINRIQSYEQVEEVTLKARESGYTSINYDLIYGLPKQSFEGLSDTLDAVVKLRPDRIAFYSYAHVPWVKPGQRRYTEADLPLPKAKQELYELGRKKLKEAGYIDVGMDHFTLDTDSLYGAEIKGNLHRNFMGYTHQYSRLMVGLGVSSISDTWSAFAQNVKKVEDYMKIVNDGELPVFKGHLLTEEDLVIRKHILNIMCRGYTSWNRAEEQSAALNEGLKRMRWLALDGLVLLSEENLRVTPLGKRFLRNICMALDARLWANQPTTQLFSLTG, from the coding sequence ATGGATAGCATCGTTTCAAAATACCATGTTGCTGCGCCACGTTATACCAGTTACCCTACGGTTCCTTACTGGGACCTGACTGATTTTAATGCGGAAAACTGGGCTAAGTCCGTAGCACAATCCTTTAAAGAAAGCAACGATTCAGATGGGATCAGCGTATACATCCACCTTCCTTTTTGTGAAAGCCTCTGTACCTATTGCGGTTGCAATACGAGGATCACAAAGAACCATCAGGTGGAAGAACCTTATATCGCTGCCGTTCTAAAAGAATGGCAATTGTATCTGAATTTATTTGTCAGCAGGCCAAAAATCAAAGAATTACACCTGGGTGGTGGTACACCAACATTTTTCAGTGCAGAAAACCTCCAGATCCTGATTGAAGGAATTCTTAACTACGCAGACCTTCATGAGGATGCAGAGTTTAGTTTTGAAGGTCATCCCGGAAATACAAACCCGGAACACCTGAGCACTTTGAATAAACTTGGATTCAGAAGGCTGAGTCTTGGGATTCAGGATTTTGATCCTACGGTACAACTGATCATCAACAGAATTCAAAGCTATGAACAGGTAGAAGAGGTGACCCTCAAAGCCAGGGAGTCCGGCTATACCTCAATTAATTACGATCTGATCTATGGTTTGCCTAAGCAAAGTTTTGAAGGGCTTTCCGATACCCTTGATGCCGTTGTGAAATTAAGACCAGACCGCATCGCTTTTTACAGTTATGCGCATGTGCCCTGGGTAAAACCCGGCCAAAGACGCTATACAGAAGCTGATCTGCCTTTGCCAAAAGCGAAGCAGGAGCTCTATGAGCTGGGCCGTAAAAAACTAAAAGAAGCAGGATATATCGATGTCGGTATGGACCATTTTACACTTGATACCGACAGTTTATACGGCGCGGAGATCAAAGGAAATCTGCACCGGAACTTTATGGGCTATACCCATCAATACAGTCGCTTAATGGTCGGATTAGGTGTTTCGTCAATCAGTGATACCTGGTCTGCCTTTGCTCAAAACGTGAAAAAGGTGGAGGATTATATGAAGATCGTAAACGATGGGGAACTGCCTGTATTTAAAGGGCACTTACTGACAGAAGAAGATCTGGTGATCCGTAAACATATCTTAAACATCATGTGCAGGGGATATACTTCCTGGAACAGGGCTGAAGAACAGTCTGCAGCACTGAACGAAGGATTAAAGCGCATGCGCTGGCTGGCATTGGACGGCCTTGTCTTATTGTCGGAGGAGAACCTGAGGGTAACGCCGCTGGGTAAAAGATTTTTAAGAAATATCTGTATGGCGCTGGATGCGCGGTTATGGGCCAATCAGCCTACAACGCAGTTGTTTAGTCTTACCGGATAA
- a CDS encoding group III truncated hemoglobin, with product MRDIKDSNDIRLLVDAFYSNALIDPVIGPVFKAADFSLERHIPVMVTFWETILLDVVTYKGNPMLKHIALNKEVPLHPEHFDQWMKIWTATISANFEGPVADNAISRASSIGQLMQYKIKQNSSL from the coding sequence ATGAGAGATATAAAAGACAGCAATGACATTCGCCTATTGGTAGATGCTTTCTACAGCAATGCACTTATTGATCCGGTGATTGGTCCGGTATTTAAAGCGGCAGATTTTTCATTGGAAAGACATATCCCGGTGATGGTTACTTTCTGGGAGACGATCTTATTGGACGTGGTGACCTACAAAGGCAATCCAATGTTAAAGCACATTGCCTTAAATAAAGAAGTGCCCCTGCATCCGGAACACTTTGATCAATGGATGAAAATATGGACAGCTACCATCAGCGCTAATTTTGAAGGACCGGTAGCGGATAATGCCATTTCCAGAGCCTCTTCTATCGGGCAGCTGATGCAATATAAGATTAAACAAAACAGCTCGCTTTAA
- a CDS encoding sulfite exporter TauE/SafE family protein translates to MSTERLAFMIGLLGSVHCIGMCGPLAFAVPSLKQGWAFLVLDKLLYQLGRIISYCFLGLMIGLIGQQIWMAGFQQGVSIFSGVLIVMAACSRLFKFQVFKHTPSFFLKPFHKAFNYALKHKANHLIIGLINGFLPCGFVYLAMAGALNTGNVSSSMTYMFWFGMGTLPLMFIATLSMGFTGALLRKRINRVIPYFMLCLGIWFIFRGLELNIPYLSPAGTAQGVAECR, encoded by the coding sequence ATGAGTACGGAAAGACTTGCTTTCATGATCGGACTGCTGGGGAGCGTGCATTGCATAGGTATGTGCGGTCCCCTTGCCTTCGCTGTGCCCTCCCTGAAACAGGGCTGGGCATTTCTGGTGTTGGATAAGCTATTGTATCAATTGGGAAGGATCATTTCTTACTGTTTTCTGGGCCTGATGATTGGCCTGATCGGACAACAGATCTGGATGGCCGGTTTTCAACAGGGAGTTAGTATTTTCAGCGGTGTATTGATTGTGATGGCAGCCTGTTCCAGGTTATTCAAATTCCAGGTCTTTAAGCACACGCCTTCCTTCTTTTTAAAGCCTTTTCATAAGGCTTTTAACTATGCCTTGAAACATAAGGCCAATCACCTGATCATTGGGCTGATCAATGGATTTCTGCCTTGTGGTTTTGTTTATCTGGCGATGGCAGGAGCCTTAAATACCGGAAATGTAAGCAGTTCCATGACTTATATGTTCTGGTTCGGGATGGGGACCCTCCCCCTGATGTTCATTGCAACGTTAAGTATGGGATTTACAGGTGCATTATTGCGGAAGAGGATCAACAGGGTGATTCCTTACTTTATGCTTTGCCTGGGCATCTGGTTTATTTTCCGGGGACTGGAGTTAAACATCCCCTATCTAAGTCCGGCAGGAACCGCGCAAGGGGTTGCAGAATGCAGGTAA
- a CDS encoding FixH family protein: MEWNWGTKLVMGMVSFMTFIVVLAVMMFNSKPDALVDNDYYEKGLNYDADYHLKEQVKADHAAPEILVLPGEILLTFKAAAEGKVKIVRPSDKRMDKVVNFKTAAAYRSAIPSKEIAKGRWKLIITWNSAGKSYLDEQEVMVK, translated from the coding sequence ATGGAATGGAACTGGGGAACAAAATTAGTGATGGGTATGGTATCGTTCATGACCTTCATTGTCGTACTGGCAGTGATGATGTTTAACAGCAAACCTGACGCCCTTGTAGATAATGATTATTATGAGAAAGGGCTCAATTACGATGCAGATTACCACCTGAAGGAACAGGTAAAGGCAGACCATGCTGCACCGGAGATCCTTGTTTTACCAGGAGAAATTCTGCTGACGTTTAAAGCTGCTGCAGAGGGAAAAGTAAAAATCGTCCGTCCATCGGATAAACGAATGGACAAGGTGGTTAATTTCAAAACAGCTGCAGCCTATAGATCGGCCATCCCTTCGAAAGAAATTGCCAAAGGGAGATGGAAACTGATCATTACATGGAATAGTGCAGGTAAATCCTATTTGGATGAGCAGGAGGTCATGGTGAAATGA
- the ccoG gene encoding cytochrome c oxidase accessory protein CcoG: MSSQSPGQFRDQISTLTDDGKSRKWLYPHVIKGKLYQYRSIVSYFFLTLLFAAPFLKLNGEQLVLLNVLERKFVFFGVIFWPQDFYLFVLALLIFIVFIVLFTVVFGRVFCGWACPQTIFLEMIFRKIEIWIEGDHHKRKKLDDGPLTGQKVFKKGLKHGIYLAISFLIANIFLSYLIGSSVLISIITEPVSMHLSGFIAICVFTIVFYLVFSRMRELVCTVICPYGRLQGVLLDNQSIIVAYDYERGEPRGKRIKETENQIGDCIDCKLCVQVCPTGIDIRNGTQLECVNCTACIDACDMVMEKINRPTRLIGFKSDDEIKFKQGFHLNKRVYAYTGVLLVLIAVLSYLLIVRSDVKTTILRAGGTLYQMREKEKEVSNLYNAELINKTNKSLKFEIIPDDPSTKIQYIQKQDSIAYGGVAKLTFFVIMPQSALKKYKSDIGFKLVSDGKVLDRFETTFIAPIND; the protein is encoded by the coding sequence ATGTCGTCGCAAAGTCCCGGACAGTTCAGAGACCAGATCTCCACCCTTACCGATGATGGTAAAAGCCGTAAATGGCTTTATCCTCATGTGATCAAGGGGAAATTATATCAATACCGCTCCATCGTCAGTTATTTTTTCCTGACATTACTATTTGCTGCCCCATTTCTTAAGTTAAATGGGGAGCAATTGGTTCTTTTAAATGTGCTGGAACGAAAGTTTGTATTCTTTGGCGTCATCTTCTGGCCTCAGGATTTCTACCTCTTTGTATTGGCTTTGCTGATTTTCATTGTATTCATCGTACTGTTTACTGTCGTCTTTGGACGGGTATTTTGCGGATGGGCATGCCCGCAGACGATCTTTCTGGAAATGATTTTCCGGAAGATAGAAATCTGGATTGAGGGCGACCATCATAAACGCAAAAAGCTGGATGATGGTCCTTTGACCGGACAAAAGGTCTTTAAAAAAGGATTAAAACATGGAATTTACCTGGCGATTTCTTTTCTGATCGCCAATATCTTCCTCTCCTACCTGATCGGCTCTTCCGTGTTGATCAGCATCATAACGGAACCGGTATCCATGCATTTAAGCGGCTTTATCGCGATCTGCGTATTTACCATCGTATTTTACCTGGTATTTTCCAGAATGCGGGAACTGGTGTGTACGGTGATTTGTCCTTATGGCCGTCTGCAAGGCGTATTACTGGACAACCAGAGCATCATTGTTGCCTATGATTACGAACGCGGAGAACCTCGCGGGAAGCGCATTAAAGAAACAGAAAACCAAATCGGCGACTGTATCGATTGCAAGCTTTGCGTACAGGTTTGTCCTACCGGAATCGACATCAGGAATGGTACTCAGCTGGAATGCGTAAACTGTACGGCTTGTATTGATGCCTGCGATATGGTGATGGAGAAAATCAACCGTCCAACACGCCTGATTGGGTTTAAATCTGACGATGAGATCAAGTTCAAACAGGGTTTTCATCTCAATAAAAGGGTGTATGCCTATACCGGTGTACTGCTTGTTTTAATAGCGGTACTGAGCTACCTTTTAATCGTCAGAAGTGATGTCAAAACTACGATTTTACGTGCAGGGGGCACACTTTATCAGATGCGGGAGAAAGAAAAGGAAGTCAGCAATTTATACAATGCCGAGCTGATCAATAAAACAAATAAATCATTGAAGTTTGAAATCATTCCGGATGATCCATCCACCAAAATTCAGTATATCCAGAAACAGGATTCCATCGCCTATGGCGGTGTGGCAAAGCTGACTTTCTTTGTGATCATGCCTCAGTCGGCATTAAAGAAATACAAGTCAGACATCGGTTTCAAACTGGTATCGGATGGAAAGGTCCTGGATAGATTTGAAACTACATTTATAGCACCAATAAACGATTAA
- a CDS encoding cbb3-type cytochrome c oxidase N-terminal domain-containing protein, whose product MTDLLIWALLFVAALILIVSLQVLKVIKIFIKESISPSPFATEEEKEQFRLLAAKREAEEQAKPSIWTKLMGLKPMAEEKDLMMDHEFDGIAELDNPTPAWFSVLFYGTIIFAIGYMFNYHVFNWGKSQEEEYAIELQQAADDRLAFLQKPGAAGPQINESNVAQSNDKEVIQKGAALFKTVCTPCHGANGEGGVGPNLTDEFWLHGGSVKDVFKTIKYGVPEKGMVAWEKSMNAKQISDITNYVLSLKGSNPAGAKAPQGKKD is encoded by the coding sequence ATGACAGACCTACTTATCTGGGCCCTGCTATTTGTTGCAGCGCTCATCCTTATCGTTTCCTTACAGGTATTGAAGGTAATCAAAATCTTTATTAAGGAAAGCATCAGCCCTTCCCCATTTGCCACTGAAGAGGAGAAAGAACAATTCCGGTTACTGGCCGCAAAACGTGAAGCTGAAGAACAGGCAAAACCTTCGATCTGGACCAAACTCATGGGCTTAAAACCTATGGCAGAGGAGAAAGACCTGATGATGGACCATGAATTTGATGGCATTGCGGAATTGGATAACCCTACTCCGGCCTGGTTTAGCGTATTGTTTTATGGAACCATCATTTTCGCCATCGGATATATGTTCAATTACCATGTTTTCAACTGGGGAAAATCACAGGAAGAAGAATATGCGATAGAACTTCAGCAGGCTGCAGATGATCGCCTTGCTTTTCTTCAGAAACCAGGTGCCGCAGGCCCTCAGATCAATGAGAGCAATGTAGCACAAAGCAATGATAAAGAAGTGATTCAAAAAGGGGCAGCCTTATTTAAAACCGTTTGTACGCCTTGTCATGGGGCAAATGGAGAAGGTGGTGTTGGCCCTAACCTGACTGATGAGTTCTGGCTGCATGGCGGAAGCGTAAAAGACGTATTCAAAACAATCAAATATGGTGTTCCTGAGAAAGGAATGGTGGCCTGGGAGAAATCCATGAATGCCAAACAAATCTCAGACATCACCAATTATGTATTGTCATTAAAAGGAAGTAATCCTGCAGGAGCGAAAGCACCACAGGGCAAAAAAGATTAA
- the ccoN gene encoding cytochrome-c oxidase, cbb3-type subunit I, whose protein sequence is MTDKFYYDNKIVRNFAVATIVWGIIGMTVGLLIAMQLFKPALNMGSQYTTFGRIRPLHTNAVIFAFVGNAIFMGVYYSLQRLLKARMFSDVLSKIHFWGWQLIIVSAVITLPLGFTSSHEYAELEWPIDIAITLIWVVFGVNMFGTIIKRREKHMYVAIWFYIATFVTVAVLHIVNSFQLPVSAFKSYYLFAGVQDALVQWWYGHNAVAFFLTTPYLGMMYYFLPKMAQRPVYSYKLSILHFWSLIFIYIWAGPHHLLYTSLPSWAQSLGVAFSIMLIAPSWGGMINGLLTLRGAWDRVREDSRLKFMVVGITAYGMATFEGPMLALKQINAIAHYTDWIVAHVHVGALGWNGFLTFGILYWLIPRIYRTELYSKKLVSFHFWIGTLGIIFYAVPLYFAGFTQGLMWKEFNADGMLKYPNFLETVIQILPMYVLRAIGGALYLTGVIVMTYNLIRTVRLGKLVANEAAEAMPLAKDYVPQGSEKKLHRVLERKPMVFMVLSLVVILIGGMIEMMPTFTIKSNIPTIASVQPYSPLELQGRDLYIREGCVSCHSQMIRPFRSETERYGEYSKAGEFVYDHPHLWGSKRTGPDLQREGGKYGNVWHYNHMLDPQTMSPGSIMPPYEWLITQKLDTTTTISKINAMRSLGVPYEEGYEHKANRDLDKQAKAIAADLQKNNIKVKSDKEIVALIAYLQRLGTDIKAK, encoded by the coding sequence ATGACTGATAAATTTTACTACGACAACAAGATCGTCAGGAACTTCGCAGTAGCCACCATCGTCTGGGGCATCATCGGAATGACGGTCGGATTGCTCATCGCTATGCAGCTCTTTAAACCTGCATTAAATATGGGCTCCCAGTACACGACTTTCGGCCGGATCAGGCCATTACACACCAATGCGGTGATCTTTGCTTTTGTGGGTAACGCCATTTTTATGGGCGTTTATTATTCCCTGCAGCGACTCCTTAAAGCGAGGATGTTCAGTGATGTACTCAGTAAAATACACTTCTGGGGATGGCAGCTGATCATTGTCTCGGCGGTGATTACCCTTCCTTTAGGGTTTACCTCTTCCCATGAATACGCAGAACTGGAATGGCCGATAGATATTGCCATTACCTTAATATGGGTGGTTTTTGGGGTTAATATGTTTGGTACAATTATCAAAAGAAGAGAGAAACACATGTATGTGGCCATCTGGTTCTATATTGCCACATTTGTAACGGTTGCGGTCTTGCATATCGTGAACTCTTTCCAGCTTCCGGTATCTGCATTTAAAAGTTATTACCTGTTTGCAGGGGTTCAGGATGCACTGGTACAATGGTGGTATGGTCACAATGCGGTGGCATTCTTCCTGACCACCCCTTACCTGGGAATGATGTATTATTTCCTTCCAAAAATGGCCCAGCGTCCGGTATACTCTTATAAACTGAGTATCCTTCACTTCTGGTCATTGATCTTTATCTATATCTGGGCCGGCCCACACCACTTATTATATACCTCTTTACCAAGCTGGGCCCAATCTCTGGGTGTTGCGTTCTCGATCATGTTGATTGCACCAAGCTGGGGCGGTATGATCAACGGACTCCTGACCCTTCGCGGTGCATGGGACAGGGTAAGAGAAGATTCCAGGCTTAAATTTATGGTAGTCGGCATTACCGCTTATGGTATGGCCACCTTTGAAGGTCCAATGCTTGCCCTAAAACAGATCAATGCGATTGCCCACTATACCGACTGGATAGTAGCACACGTACACGTAGGCGCTTTAGGCTGGAATGGTTTCTTAACCTTCGGAATTTTATACTGGTTGATTCCCCGCATTTACAGAACAGAATTATACTCTAAAAAACTGGTTTCCTTCCACTTCTGGATCGGAACACTGGGAATTATATTTTATGCAGTGCCTTTGTATTTCGCCGGTTTCACACAAGGATTAATGTGGAAAGAGTTCAATGCGGATGGAATGCTAAAGTATCCAAACTTCCTGGAAACAGTAATTCAAATCCTTCCAATGTATGTCTTGAGAGCGATCGGTGGTGCTTTATACCTTACCGGAGTCATCGTGATGACCTACAATCTGATCAGAACAGTTCGTCTGGGAAAACTGGTGGCCAATGAGGCTGCTGAAGCGATGCCACTGGCGAAAGATTATGTTCCTCAGGGATCTGAGAAAAAATTACACCGCGTCCTGGAACGTAAACCAATGGTATTCATGGTGCTTTCCTTAGTGGTGATCCTGATTGGTGGAATGATCGAAATGATGCCCACCTTCACGATCAAATCTAACATTCCTACGATTGCCAGCGTACAGCCTTATTCTCCTTTGGAGTTACAGGGACGTGATTTATACATCCGTGAAGGTTGTGTCAGCTGTCACTCTCAAATGATCCGTCCTTTCCGTTCAGAAACAGAGCGTTATGGAGAATACAGTAAAGCGGGAGAGTTTGTATACGACCATCCACATTTATGGGGTTCCAAAAGAACCGGACCGGATTTACAGCGTGAAGGTGGTAAATATGGCAATGTATGGCATTACAACCATATGCTGGATCCACAGACGATGTCGCCGGGAAGTATCATGCCTCCTTACGAATGGTTGATTACCCAGAAACTCGACACAACGACCACGATCAGCAAGATCAATGCGATGCGCAGTTTAGGTGTTCCTTATGAGGAAGGTTATGAGCATAAGGCCAACAGAGACCTGGACAAACAGGCAAAAGCCATTGCTGCAGACCTTCAGAAGAACAACATCAAAGTGAAAAGTGATAAAGAAATCGTTGCGCTGATTGCCTATCTGCAACGTTTGGGAACGGATATTAAAGCAAAGTAA
- the ccoS gene encoding cbb3-type cytochrome oxidase assembly protein CcoS: MNIIYFLIGCSILLALIFLAAFFWASRTGQNDDTYTPSVRILFDDEVQPVKEDIKSDEDHT, translated from the coding sequence ATGAACATCATTTACTTTCTGATCGGATGCAGCATCCTGCTCGCACTGATCTTCCTGGCGGCCTTTTTCTGGGCCAGCCGAACGGGGCAAAACGATGATACGTATACCCCTTCTGTACGAATCCTGTTCGATGATGAGGTCCAGCCTGTGAAGGAGGACATAAAAAGTGATGAAGATCACACTTAG
- a CDS encoding heavy metal translocating P-type ATPase metal-binding domain-containing protein: MLAQKTIVQETQCYHCGDDLPKSPYTLDDKHFCCLGCQGVYQLLSSHDLGNYYAYNDVPGQTQKNGAQHFEYLDEAGIAANLLDYSDEKISVITLYIPAIHCSSCIWLLEHLHKIKPTILQSRIDFLKKQVVVTYKNKELSLRQLVETLSAIGYEPLISLQDVVKKQKSDHSERNLITKIAVAGFCFGNVMLLSFPDYFGITNLDQEFKSFFGWMNLAFSIPVVFYSGRDYFISAWNNLKNGILNLDFPLALGITVMFFRSIAEIVSNTGAGFVDTLCGLVFFLLVGKWMQQHTYHHLSFERDYRSYFPVAVTLIGKDGEKPIPLNELKVADRILIRSNEIIPADAILLKGDAEMDFSFVTGESLPVKKVLGEVVYAGGRQLSGALELEVVKPVSQSYLTQLWNNEAFFGEKNRIRTFSDRASKYFSIVLLSIAIGAAAFWMFKGDTGKAVASFTAVLIIACPCALALSSPFTLAAVLSIFDKNKFYLKNTAVIEELARINTYVFDKTGTITNPDVSGFTFEGSVTEEEKQLINDLARNSGHPLSRELVKWLNRPAKYAVGKYMEKVGRGITGTVNGNTLKLGSASFLGLEIQQVAKGAVVHIIINEQYRGFFCSEQQWRSGFKELIFKLGKAADLHLLSGDQDQDKQTLIPFFPRAQQMHFKQSPQNKLDYIVQLQSSGRKVLMFGDGLNDAGALKQSDLGVAVTDNINNFSPGCDAILDGASFYKIPQFIQQAKDAVKVIHMSFAISLTYNALGLYFAVQGMLSPLIAAVLMPISTVTIILFTSIAARLYAKKNQLL, encoded by the coding sequence ATGTTAGCACAGAAAACCATAGTCCAGGAAACCCAATGTTACCATTGTGGTGACGACCTCCCAAAAAGCCCTTACACGTTGGACGACAAGCATTTTTGCTGTCTGGGATGCCAGGGAGTTTACCAGCTTTTATCAAGCCATGATCTTGGGAATTATTACGCTTACAACGATGTCCCCGGACAAACACAAAAGAATGGAGCGCAGCATTTTGAGTACCTCGATGAGGCAGGTATTGCTGCGAATTTGCTGGATTATAGTGATGAAAAAATCAGTGTCATTACCTTATATATCCCTGCCATCCATTGCAGCTCCTGTATCTGGCTATTGGAACACCTCCATAAAATAAAGCCAACCATTCTTCAATCCAGAATTGATTTCCTGAAAAAGCAGGTAGTGGTGACCTATAAAAACAAAGAATTGTCCTTGCGACAACTCGTGGAAACCTTATCAGCCATCGGCTATGAGCCCCTGATCAGTTTACAGGATGTAGTAAAAAAGCAGAAATCTGATCATTCTGAAAGGAACCTGATCACTAAAATTGCGGTCGCAGGTTTCTGCTTTGGCAATGTCATGCTGCTCAGCTTCCCCGATTATTTCGGAATTACAAACCTGGATCAGGAGTTTAAATCTTTCTTCGGATGGATGAACCTCGCGTTTTCTATTCCTGTCGTATTTTATAGTGGAAGGGATTATTTTATCTCGGCCTGGAACAACTTAAAAAACGGCATCTTAAACCTTGACTTCCCACTTGCCTTGGGAATTACCGTCATGTTTTTCCGCTCTATAGCAGAAATCGTCAGCAATACAGGTGCAGGCTTCGTAGATACGCTCTGCGGACTGGTATTTTTCCTGCTCGTTGGGAAATGGATGCAACAACATACCTACCACCATCTTTCCTTTGAAAGGGATTACCGTTCTTATTTCCCGGTTGCCGTTACGCTGATCGGAAAAGATGGTGAAAAACCCATTCCACTGAATGAGCTGAAGGTAGCAGACCGCATCCTGATCCGCAGCAACGAGATCATTCCGGCAGATGCCATCTTGTTAAAAGGAGATGCAGAAATGGATTTCAGCTTTGTAACCGGCGAATCCCTACCGGTAAAAAAGGTCTTGGGGGAAGTGGTTTATGCTGGCGGCCGGCAACTTTCAGGCGCCCTGGAGCTGGAAGTCGTAAAGCCTGTCTCTCAGAGTTACCTCACCCAATTGTGGAACAATGAAGCTTTTTTTGGAGAGAAAAACCGCATCAGAACCTTTAGCGACCGGGCGAGTAAATACTTCAGCATTGTGCTGTTGAGTATTGCTATCGGCGCTGCCGCCTTCTGGATGTTTAAAGGAGATACCGGAAAAGCGGTGGCTTCCTTTACTGCGGTGCTCATTATTGCCTGCCCTTGTGCCCTGGCTTTAAGCTCTCCATTTACACTTGCTGCCGTGCTGAGCATTTTCGATAAGAATAAATTCTACCTGAAAAACACCGCGGTGATCGAAGAACTGGCCCGTATCAATACCTATGTATTTGATAAAACAGGGACAATCACCAATCCGGATGTCAGCGGATTTACTTTTGAAGGATCTGTTACGGAAGAGGAGAAACAGCTGATCAATGATCTGGCCAGAAACTCCGGACATCCCCTGAGCAGGGAGCTGGTGAAATGGCTGAACAGACCTGCGAAGTATGCAGTTGGAAAGTATATGGAAAAAGTAGGCCGCGGGATTACGGGAACAGTCAACGGCAATACTTTAAAGCTGGGAAGCGCCTCCTTTCTGGGTTTAGAGATTCAGCAAGTGGCTAAAGGTGCGGTCGTACATATTATTATCAATGAGCAATACCGGGGTTTCTTTTGTTCTGAACAACAATGGAGATCGGGGTTCAAAGAGCTGATCTTTAAGCTGGGTAAGGCTGCAGACCTTCACCTCTTATCGGGTGATCAGGATCAGGACAAACAGACCCTGATTCCCTTTTTTCCCCGCGCACAGCAGATGCATTTTAAACAAAGTCCGCAGAATAAACTGGATTATATCGTTCAGCTTCAATCCTCCGGCAGGAAAGTTTTAATGTTTGGAGACGGGTTGAATGATGCCGGAGCCTTAAAGCAGAGCGATCTGGGCGTTGCGGTAACCGACAACATCAATAACTTCTCTCCGGGTTGCGATGCCATTCTGGACGGAGCGAGCTTTTATAAGATCCCTCAATTTATTCAGCAGGCAAAAGATGCGGTAAAAGTGATTCACATGAGCTTTGCCATTTCCCTGACTTATAACGCGCTGGGGCTATACTTTGCCGTTCAGGGGATGCTTTCTCCACTAATTGCAGCGGTGTTAATGCCCATCAGTACCGTTACCATCATTCTATTCACCAGCATTGCAGCCAGACTGTACGCGAAGAAAAACCAATTGCTATGA